The DNA sequence GCCGTTCCCGCCCACCGACCGAACCACCCCGTACACACCGGCCGGCCCACCCCGACACGCCGGCCGACCCGCCCCGACGCACAGGCCGACCCGGCCCGACACACCGGCCGACCCGCCCCGACGCACAGGCCGACCCGGCCCGACACACCGGCCGACCCGCCCCGACGCACAGGCCGACCCGGCCCGACGCACGGCCCGCATCCCCCGACGCACGGCCCGGAACGCCCCCTACGCCCTCCCCGGAGTGCACTTTGACACGCCCCCCGCAGCACCCCGGGCGCACGGCCCAGAGTGTCCCGACACGACCCGGGCGCCCCCCGACGCAAGACCCGGAACGCCTCGGCCGCTCGGCCCGCAGCACCCCGACGCACGGCCCCTACCGCCCCGCCGCACGCGGCTCGCGTCGCCGCCCCCCGGCGTACGACCCAGAACGCCCCGGCCGCACGGCCTGATGCAGCACCCCGGGCGCACGCCCGGAAAACCCCGGCCGCACCGCTCCCGGCCCCCCCAGCACCCGCGACGCACGGCTCAGGGGCGCCCCGGACAAGCGTCCGGGGCGCCCCTGAGCCGTCCGCGCGGCGCCGCGCGGCGCACAACGGCGCCTCCCCGCGGAGTCCCGCGGCGTCGGCGCCGGTGCGTGTGAGCCGTATACGGATGCCCGTATGCGGTGGTGCAGGCCCGAGCCGTCACCCCGAGTCGACGGCGCCGGGCTGTCCTGAGGCTCCCGCCTAGCTTTCCGCCAGGATGTGCGAGAGCTCCTGATCGAGATCGAAGTGCCGGTGTTCCGTGCCGGGCGGCACGGCGGCGTCGGTGCGCTTCAGGAAGGACTCCAGAGCGCGTGCCGGGGCCTCGAGCAGCGCCTCTCCCTCCGGCGAGCTCAGGGCGATGCAGACGACGCCCTGACCGTGGCTGCGCGACGGCCAGACGCGGACGTCGCCGGTGCCCGTGGGGCGGTGAAGTCCCTCGGCGAGGAGGTCGCGGGCGAACACCCACTCGACGGTTTCCTCGGCTCCGGTGTGGAAGGTGGCGTGCACGGCGTAGGGGTCGGCCGTGTCGTACCGCAGGCCTGCGGGGACAGGCAGGGAGGACTCGCTCGACACAACGAGGCGCAGGTGCAGCTCGCAGCTGACCGTGGTGTTCATAAGCGCCAGGGCCTTTCGCTCAGTGTGCGCTCGGGGATTCGCACGTCGGCGAAATCGACATGCCACCTACGGTGCCGTTGTAAACCCCTCTGAGTGTTTTGCGTGTGTTTACGTAACTCTTCCGGCCGAGAGATCGTTCGCGGCCTGCGTCCATTCCGGTGATGTGATTCGCTCGGGTAGTGTTTGGCTGTATGAACACGGGGAGTAGCAAACCCGGCGAGGCCGCCGTGGCGGCCCACGGGGCGACGCGTGACGAGAGCGAGAGCCGGGACGAGCGGGGGCTCGGCTCGAGGGCGCCGGAATTCATCAAGGCACGGCGTGCACTGCACCTGAGCTGGCAGGTCGGCGTCTTCATCGTCGGCCTCGCGGTCGTGGTGACCGGCATCATCATGCTGCCGTTGCCCGGTCCGGGGTGGGTGGTGATCTTCGGCGGCATGGCGATCTGGGCGACCGAGTTCGTCTGGGCCCAGCTGGTGCTGCGCTGGACCAAGCGCAAGGTCACCGAGGCGGCGCAGCGCGCCCTGGATCCCAAGGTG is a window from the Streptomyces capillispiralis genome containing:
- a CDS encoding TIGR02611 family protein — its product is MNTGSSKPGEAAVAAHGATRDESESRDERGLGSRAPEFIKARRALHLSWQVGVFIVGLAVVVTGIIMLPLPGPGWVVIFGGMAIWATEFVWAQLVLRWTKRKVTEAAQRALDPKVRRRNIILTSIGVVIVAVLAGIYLWKFGLVMPWKIKDQ
- a CDS encoding SsgA family sporulation/cell division regulator — its product is MNTTVSCELHLRLVVSSESSLPVPAGLRYDTADPYAVHATFHTGAEETVEWVFARDLLAEGLHRPTGTGDVRVWPSRSHGQGVVCIALSSPEGEALLEAPARALESFLKRTDAAVPPGTEHRHFDLDQELSHILAES